ttctgaGAATTCTGTTTTCTGAAACATCAGGCCTCATGGGGTTTGCATAAGGGTCTGTCATCCCATACCATGTTTGCTGTTTGGGGCTGAATGTGCTGACTTCACCCTTCCTCAAGAAATAAGGCTTGTGAATGCAGCAGGATTCCTTTCCTAGGTGACTGGAGCGTCTACAGAGCTGGATCTGTGTCTGACATGTTTGCTAGCTCACGTGCATGAGTGCCGTGCTTTGAGTAGATGTTGCTTTGAGGTGACCAATCTTCTGGCCCGTTCCTTTCCAGATAGGGGCCACCTTGGAGAAAGGTGGCATGAAGCTGGGTGACACTGGGTTCTTGTCCTGTCACCCATCAGTGATGGGCAATGGGAATTAGAAGGAGACATCCTGGTGATTGGCCAAATGTGTGACTCACACACTGTGATTGGCCATGTCACAGATGCTCCCTGATTTTTTAGTGATAATAGAACCCTCTGTGGACATGATAGACAAATGAGTCTCAGGGCAGTATTAAAGCTTTTAAGAGGCTGACAAGTTCAATCAGTCTTGATTCGGGAACCCTGCTCGCTCACATTTAGGCTGTGCCATCCTGGGCAACCAGCTACTGACTGTCACCCACATGATCCAGCATGACACATAATAAACTGACTACATAATTTTCATCAtaacttcttcttcttcttcttcttctcgtTCCCCTTCTCGccctcctcccccgcctccttctccccctcccctcctcttcttcttcttccttttcttcttctttctccttcttcttctccttcttcctctttctcttcttcttcttcttctcttcttctcctcctcctcctccttctttcttcttcttcttcttctccttctcctccttcttcttcttctaagaAGAAAGGTGTCTGGTCTGTGATCTTGGGAGATTTCTAATCCAGTGATTTCCATAGCTCCTTTTCTTCAAATCTTCCATTTTCATCTCCCCACCTTCAGCTCCCCAAGCCCTTAACACACAACTTTAAGGCGAAAGCCTTGAACATGGGTTTAGAAAATCTAGGAGAATCAGAAAGATAAACTGGTTCTTGGCACCTTCAGGGACCAGGAAGATGCAGGATATAACCCCGGCGGGCAGAACCCCCAGTACTTGTCATGGAGAGAGCACAGCCAGCCGCTCGTGCACAACAGGACCCATCTCTGGTCCAAGAAGACCAGCTGGCTCCACTTGCTTCTATATCGGGGCCTCTGGCACTTCTCAGGAGGGCCCTGCAGAAATTGGAAGGAGGCGGTGTGgcctccccttctttctttcagGATTTACCCCTCTTGCTCTAGGACACTGAGGCACTACAGGGGCATCTGCAGTTGCGCAGCTGCTGAGCTTAACGCTTGACCCCTGGGAAGGTGGGGATTAGGTGTTTGGGTGTCGTGTGTGTTTAGGGGTGATTTTAATGGCTCTGGAACTTGAAGCTGTTCCAGAAAACACCTAAGCGGTCAGTAGAATCAGGATCTTTTCACTGAAATCCACAAGGGTCACAAGAAAGACTGTCATTGGCCAGGCTCTCAGGCCACCCAAATAGGCGGAGAGGAGGGGATGCAAACCCCGCCCAAGCCCCAGGGGGGGATGGAGTTGCCACCGGGGACTTCTGGTCAACCCCTGGACAGAGGGCCAGGCATTTCAAAGGGTGCAGGAGCTAAGCGGCCTCCCCAGCAGCGCACTGCACCTCCGCGAGCGCGTTTCCAGGCAACCAAGGTCGGAATTAGGGTCCAGGTGGGAATCAGGCGCGGAACCAGCGAGAAGCACGAGCGGTGGAGGAATAGCCCAGAGAGCTTAAGCCCGGGAGAAGGGGCGCAGCGTTCTGTGGCGGGAGGATTTCGCCCCGCGCGCCCAGCGTACCGCCCAGGCGCCTCCAGAGTCCCGGGCAGGGGGTCCTCTCGGAGCTGGCGCAGCGGCCCCTGGCACCGCGCCCTTCGCCCAGCGCCACCTGGCTCCTCAGCAGCGTCCAGGAAGGGTCTCTGGTCAAAGACAGGGATCTGCGGCCATGGCCGAGGTCGCGGAGCCGGAGGGGGGAGCCCCGGGTCCCCAGAGCCAGCCCGAGGGCTCGGCGCTTCAGGCGGAGAGACGGGGCGAGCCGGGGGCTTCCGGCCCTGAGGCGCAGAGGGAGGAGGCGAGAGAGGGCGCCGCGGAGGCGCCGAGGGGCGGGGGGCCGGGCGCAGCCGCGACGGCCGAGGTGACGGAAGGAGAAGGTCCGGGGCCGGACGGAGGGCGCGCGTGCGAGCTGGCGCCGGACGCAGGCGGTGGCCGGGGGGCCGAGACGCGGGGCGCGAGCGGAGAGCAGGGCGAAGCCGAGGCGGAGGAGGGCGCCCGGGAGGGAGAGGAGCGGGCGAGCGGCGCGGAGCTGGTGGAGGAATCGAGCCTCGGGTGCGGCGCGCAGGCCGAGGCCCCGGGGGAGGCTCAGGTGGAGCCTGGGGATCCCGCGGCCCCCGGGGCGAAGGAAGAGGCGGAGAGCGGGCCGGAGGAGCCGGGAGGCAGCGCGCCTGGGGCGGCTGGGGCCCGCATGGACGCCGACGGGCTGACGGGGGACAGCACGGTCGCCGAGGGGCCGGCGGGGGACAGCGCGGTCGCCGAGGGGCCGGCGGGGGACAGCGCGGTCGCCGAGGGGCCGGCGGGGGACAGCGCGGTCGCCGAGGGGCCGGCGGGGGACAGCGCGGTCGCCGAGGGGCCGGCGGGGGACAGCGCGGTCCCCGAGGGACCGGCGGGGGTCCGCGTGGACGCCGAGGAGCTGACGGGGGTCAGCACAGTCGCCGAGGGGCCGGCGGGGGACAGCACGGATGTCGGGGGGCCGGCGGGAGGGGCGTCCAGGGCCGAGGGTGAGTCCCAGGACGGCAGCCCCGAGACCCAGGCCGAGGCGACTGAGGCCGCAGCGGCGGAGAGCGCGGAGTGCAGCCCCGGGGAGCTTGCGGGGGAGCCTCGGGGTGTAGCGGCGGGCGCCGCGGAAGAGACAGGGGACCGGGAGGGAGAGGAGTCGGAGGAAGCGGCCCCCGGGGGCGCGAGGGCAGATGCTGGCGAGGACGCGGACCAGGGTGGGCCcctggggcagagagaggaggcAGTGGAGGAGAGGCGAGAGCGGGGTCTGGAGGGGCCAGGCGAGGAGGAGCCCCCCGACGGCAGCGCGGATGGGGAGGCGGCCCCTCCGATGGAGGCCCGGGAGCCCGAGGCCGAGCTGAGCAACCACCTGGCGGAGGGGGGCAGCACCGAGCGCGGCGACGAGACCGCGCCGGTGAACGGCGGCCAGGAGGACGGCGAGGCGTCCGAGGAGGGGGCCCCGGGGCAGGAGCACGACATCACCCTCTTCGTGAAGGTAAATCTGGCTTCTTGCAACTCCCAGGACGCCCCCTTCCATCCTTAGTCTTGGTCTGTTGAGATCTGATCCCAGAGGGACGCGCAGGGATCAAGCTCTCGGCGCCCTGATGGTCACCGAGCACTTCTAtccgcggggggcggggaggaggagggacagcCTGGGTTTCAGGGAGAAGAGGTAAAGGAGCGTTACGAAGACGAACTGAGGGTTTGGAAGCAAAAAGGTTGGGGTGAGAGTGGTGGGAGATGGGGATGCGGGTCCAGCGTCCCCCTGCCCTCTGTACTGAAAATCCTAACTGGCCCTTCTAGTCAGGAGGTTATTAAAGAAttcactgaaaaaaacaaaaacaaaaccccaccaaGCCCTGCTGATGTTCAAAGCAATTTCTGCCAAAGGAAACGCTAATACCTAAACTGAAAAAATGCAAACAGGTAGGTTGTAAGGTGAGACATATCTCCGGACTCAAACCTCAGAGACCCAGAGCCGGCCCAAATTTTCAGCTCCAAAAAGGTCTTCCATTTCTGTAGAATCGATAAGGTATGTTTGGGAGGAAAGTGGAAGTTTATTTAAATactgtaatatttattgaacatttaacaCTTACTTTGGAAGAATGCAAGATGCTGACGACTTGAACGTCGTCTGCCTTTATGTCCTATTTTCAGCCTTACTTCAAAGAGGACAAAGATTCTGTAGAGACACAAGTGAGGAAATTTTGAGTTTAAATAGTCATTCCTACAAGACATCACAAATGAGGAACGAGGTTCCAGGGGCAGCTCACAGGAGGATCTTTGTTGGAAAAGCCCTTCCCAAAGACCTTTGGCCAGATGGGGAAAACAGCAGATAATAAGGTCAAGAATGTGCATTGTATGTTGAATCGTAATCCTTCCAAAATACTTTCAGGCTTATAGAGGCCGGTTATGACCTAAACCTCCTTGGGAGAAATATAAGCAAATTTtaataagccaaaaaaaaaaaaaaagaacaaaaaacagttCCCAAAGTGATTAAGATCAGAATTTCAGGAATTCTTTGGGTGGCAAGAGAGTTTGGGAAGAACAGGCTTGGGTTTCTTCACTGTGCTGTTCTGAGCAATTTTTAAGATGCTGAGACATTTTAAGATTATGTATTGGGACATAACCTGAGGGTACAATCCCTAGGAGGGTCGCTGGGAGCCAGAAGACTTCAGGGAAGTTAGGGGAGGGGGAAATCCGAGCACAGCGCTGCTGTGTGTGCCCCAAATCTGCTCCTTGGTTTAAGAAATTTCCCCTTGTTCTGGTCGCCTGACTACGTAATTCCAGCCTCTTGTTACAGCTTGGGAACACAGCTTCCTAACTAGTCTTTCTGCTTCCATCCTCGGCTCTCTCCAATCTAGTCCCTTTGTCATAGCCAGTGAGCTAAGAAAGAAAAGATCTGATCATTTTGTTTCCTAGTATAATCGTCAGTTGTTTATTACAGACTTTCAGATAAATCCACACTCCTTAGCCAGGTCACAAGGCTATCCGTGATGTGATTCCTGTCTCCTTGGCACTGCCTGAGTACCCCCCATCCCAGCTTTGCTACCCATGGTACCACTATGCCAGCCTTGTTAAACTACTTACTAGTCCTAGAGAGAACCACATTCTTTTCTGCCTTGAAATTTTGCATGTGCTGTACCTGAATCGAGTTTCCTCCTCTTCacccctctccacctcccctgcCTGGCTATCTGCTATGTGTCCAAGATTCAACATGGCCGTCATCTCCTCTGGGGAGACTTTTCCAACCCCAATTTGGGTTGGGTATCCCTCTGTCGAAGCTCCACTCACACATGGCACTACCCTCTGCGTGCTGTCTCCAACGTGGAGCACAGGTCTGGAACGTGATGGTGTGTGTGAACGGGTCGCTGCCTGTATGAGATAATAGACTGTAGTGACCAATAGCACAGAGTTTAGAGCCAGTGGGTCTGGGACCAAATCCTGGCTGTGCTCctttcttgctgtgtgaccttgggcaagttacttgatctTTCTGTGCCTTTGTTGCTTATAGATAAAACAGGAACAATAATAGTTCCTACTTCATGAGTT
Above is a window of Eschrichtius robustus isolate mEscRob2 chromosome 6, mEscRob2.pri, whole genome shotgun sequence DNA encoding:
- the CLIC6 gene encoding chloride intracellular channel protein 6 isoform X2; amino-acid sequence: MAEVAEPEGGAPGPQSQPEGSALQAERRGEPGASGPEAQREEAREGAAEAPRGGGPGAAATAEVTEGEGPGPDGGRACELAPDAGGGRGAETRGASGEQGEAEAEEGAREGEERASGAELVEESSLGCGAQAEAPGEAQVEPGDPAAPGAKEEAESGPEEPGGSAPGAAGARMDADGLTGDSTVAEGPAGDSAVAEGPAGDSAVAEGPAGDSAVAEGPAGDSAVAEGPAGDSAVPEGPAGVRVDAEELTGVSTVAEGPAGDSTDVGGPAGGASRAEGESQDGSPETQAEATEAAAAESAECSPGELAGEPRGVAAGAAEETGDREGEESEEAAPGGARADAGEDADQGGPLGQREEAVEERRERGLEGPGEEEPPDGSADGEAAPPMEAREPEAELSNHLAEGGSTERGDETAPVNGGQEDGEASEEGAPGQEHDITLFVKAGSDGESIGNCPFSQRLFMILWLKGVIFNVTTVDLKRKPADLQNLAPGTNPPFMTFDGEVKTDVNKIEEFLEEKLAPPRYPKLGTQHAESNSAGNDVFAKFSAFIKNTKKDANDIYERNLLKALKKLDNYLNSPLPDEIDVYSTEEVTVSGRKFLDGDELTLADCNLLPKLHIIKIVAKRYRDFEFPSEMTGIWRYLNNAYARDEFINTCPANQEIEHAYSDVAKRMK
- the CLIC6 gene encoding chloride intracellular channel protein 6 isoform X1, yielding MAEVAEPEGGAPGPQSQPEGSALQAERRGEPGASGPEAQREEAREGAAEAPRGGGPGAAATAEVTEGEGPGPDGGRACELAPDAGGGRGAETRGASGEQGEAEAEEGAREGEERASGAELVEESSLGCGAQAEAPGEAQVEPGDPAAPGAKEEAESGPEEPGGSAPGAAGARMDADGLTGDSTVAEGPAGDSAVAEGPAGDSAVAEGPAGDSAVAEGPAGDSAVAEGPAGDSAVPEGPAGVRVDAEELTGVSTVAEGPAGDSTDVGGPAGGASRAEGESQDGSPETQAEATEAAAAESAECSPGELAGEPRGVAAGAAEETGDREGEESEEAAPGGARADAGEDADQGGPLGQREEAVEERRERGLEGPGEEEPPDGSADGEAAPPMEAREPEAELSNHLAEGGSTERGDETAPVNGGQEDGEASEEGAPGQEHDITLFVKVNLASCNSQDAPFHPYLRAGSDGESIGNCPFSQRLFMILWLKGVIFNVTTVDLKRKPADLQNLAPGTNPPFMTFDGEVKTDVNKIEEFLEEKLAPPRYPKLGTQHAESNSAGNDVFAKFSAFIKNTKKDANDIYERNLLKALKKLDNYLNSPLPDEIDVYSTEEVTVSGRKFLDGDELTLADCNLLPKLHIIKIVAKRYRDFEFPSEMTGIWRYLNNAYARDEFINTCPANQEIEHAYSDVAKRMK